The following proteins come from a genomic window of Thermoproteus sp.:
- a CDS encoding methyltransferase domain-containing protein has protein sequence MDELRAVAKYYDLIAETYKYKYLKMEYYRILYRKIGEVIDRYIRPGMEVLDVGAGTGFWTIYMKSKGARVVALDLSTRSLKACRCEDKIAGEASRLPVRTRKFDVVTALGSVYNHATRLDEALRFASSALREGGLLITDIDNAVSLDMFYEYLLFQGLDKLKEALIKGAVKGSWESANGEIPFYYYTYFKVRSSLANVGLKVIEARPIYLLPLLPTRILQRKFMAKFVEKFDFLTLFAPLATTIIYVAEKRL, from the coding sequence ATGGACGAACTACGTGCCGTAGCTAAATATTACGACCTCATTGCGGAAACATATAAATATAAATATTTAAAAATGGAGTATTATAGGATTTTATATAGAAAAATAGGAGAAGTTATAGATAGATATATAAGGCCGGGTATGGAGGTCCTAGATGTTGGAGCGGGGACCGGCTTTTGGACTATCTACATGAAATCTAAAGGTGCGCGTGTGGTGGCCCTAGACCTCTCTACAAGATCCTTAAAGGCTTGTAGATGTGAAGATAAGATAGCCGGCGAGGCGTCGCGCCTCCCAGTCAGAACTCGCAAGTTCGACGTAGTTACGGCGTTGGGTAGCGTCTACAACCACGCGACGCGATTGGATGAGGCGCTTCGCTTTGCGTCTTCGGCGTTGAGAGAGGGCGGCCTGCTCATAACAGACATAGATAATGCGGTGTCTCTCGATATGTTCTATGAGTATTTACTATTTCAGGGACTGGACAAGTTGAAGGAGGCTCTAATTAAGGGCGCCGTTAAGGGGAGTTGGGAGTCCGCCAATGGCGAGATTCCGTTCTATTATTATACCTACTTCAAGGTGAGGTCGTCTCTAGCAAATGTCGGCTTGAAGGTAATAGAGGCGAGACCTATATACTTACTTCCGCTTTTACCTACACGCATACTACAACGTAAATTTATGGCTAAGTTCGTCGAGAAGTTTGACTTCTTGACCTTATTCGCCCCGCTGGCCACTACGATTATCTATGTAGCCGAGAAGCGCCTGTAG
- a CDS encoding ATP-binding protein yields the protein MLFDPRPKTRREDLYDRGKELEELLRARSPLVLVTGLRRTGKSSLILVALAGRPHIYFDARAFEERGYISYADLLRELEVAVNNAVGRWRDLLEVFRAIEGVEVAGTSVRFKWGRERVRLVDLLERLDRWAEERGIKLYLALDEAQELAKLRGVNVLPALAYSYDHLRNLVFVLSGSEARLLRSFLKLEDPESPLYGRVVDRIELKPFTEEQAVDFLTRGAAEWGMEVRDPRGVYARLGGMPGWLAMYGYKYVTGRPYEEALRETVEAATALIRREFRNFLIGREQAEGRYLAVMRAAKNCATWSDIKRALEAAEGRAINDAEVSKLIRNLVDYSFLEKIGDRYCPPDPLIREAF from the coding sequence GTGCTGTTCGACCCCAGGCCCAAGACCCGGAGGGAGGACCTATACGACAGGGGGAAAGAACTCGAGGAGCTTCTGAGGGCCAGAAGCCCCTTGGTGTTGGTTACGGGCTTGAGGAGGACGGGCAAGTCCTCCCTAATTTTAGTCGCCCTGGCCGGGAGGCCCCATATATATTTCGACGCGAGGGCCTTCGAGGAGCGCGGCTATATATCCTATGCGGACCTCTTGAGGGAGCTGGAGGTCGCAGTCAACAACGCAGTGGGTAGATGGAGGGACCTCCTAGAGGTGTTTAGGGCTATTGAGGGCGTCGAGGTGGCGGGGACCTCCGTGAGGTTCAAATGGGGAAGGGAGAGAGTTAGGCTCGTAGACCTCCTGGAGAGGCTGGATAGATGGGCGGAGGAGAGGGGCATCAAGCTGTATTTGGCGTTAGACGAGGCGCAGGAGCTCGCCAAGTTGAGAGGCGTAAATGTGCTCCCAGCCCTAGCCTACAGCTACGACCACCTAAGGAATTTAGTCTTCGTTCTAAGCGGCTCCGAGGCGAGGCTCCTCAGGTCGTTTTTGAAGTTGGAGGACCCGGAGAGTCCGCTCTACGGGAGAGTTGTAGATAGGATAGAACTCAAGCCGTTTACAGAGGAGCAAGCCGTGGACTTCTTGACGAGGGGAGCGGCCGAGTGGGGGATGGAGGTAAGAGATCCGCGGGGGGTGTACGCCAGGCTTGGCGGGATGCCGGGCTGGCTCGCTATGTACGGCTATAAGTACGTCACCGGCAGGCCCTACGAGGAGGCGCTCAGAGAGACCGTCGAGGCCGCGACTGCGCTGATAAGACGGGAGTTCAGAAATTTCCTAATCGGCAGGGAGCAAGCTGAGGGGAGATATCTGGCCGTCATGAGGGCCGCCAAGAACTGCGCGACATGGTCTGACATAAAGAGGGCCTTAGAGGCGGCCGAGGGCCGCGCCATAAACGACGCCGAAGTCTCCAAACTGATAAGAAACTTGGTCGACTACTCCTTCTTGGAGAAGATAGGCGATAGGTACTGCCCCCCGGATCCCCTAATAAGAGAGGCCTTTTAG
- a CDS encoding chlorohydrolase, translated as MVVVRAKYILHGADLDVIEDGVVEIDDEGKVVGVGKYTGQLSLNLGHAVLMPQLVNAHVHPLDVVMADRDAYYIDDLVGWPYGAKYILLRGLVAKGRHLKPLEAVAKRIKRYGTGCVVAFAEYAARDVEKAFREFRVDALVFQEAHGDLPEYPYVQIASPLDHSPEYLRSLRSRARLVATHVSETEDCHEGGDLELALKVLDADVLVHLVYATPEEIAEVPEGKAVVVNPRANAYFVGRLPDVPALLRLKPLLGTDNVFINEPDIWAEMKFLHAYAKTRGWPLGEKTILQMATTWPWEKLRCGTPLEVGASIKAMAVALPYPTHDVYKFLVKRAGGQDVLAFIEGVEVVFQHEL; from the coding sequence GTGGTCGTGGTTAGGGCCAAGTATATCCTTCATGGCGCGGATCTCGACGTTATTGAGGACGGGGTCGTCGAGATAGATGACGAGGGGAAAGTTGTTGGGGTGGGGAAATACACTGGCCAGCTCTCGCTCAATTTGGGTCACGCGGTCCTAATGCCCCAACTGGTTAACGCCCACGTGCATCCTCTCGACGTCGTGATGGCCGACAGAGACGCCTACTACATAGACGACCTCGTGGGGTGGCCGTACGGCGCTAAATACATCTTGTTGAGGGGACTCGTCGCCAAGGGGAGGCACCTCAAGCCCCTTGAGGCGGTTGCGAAAAGGATCAAGAGGTACGGGACTGGGTGTGTCGTGGCGTTTGCTGAATATGCCGCGCGCGATGTGGAGAAGGCCTTTAGGGAGTTCCGCGTAGATGCGCTTGTGTTCCAGGAGGCCCATGGGGACCTGCCGGAATACCCCTACGTGCAGATAGCCTCTCCATTGGACCACAGCCCCGAATATCTGCGCAGTTTGAGGTCCAGGGCGAGGTTGGTAGCCACTCACGTCTCGGAAACTGAAGACTGCCACGAGGGGGGCGACTTGGAGCTGGCGCTTAAGGTGTTAGACGCAGACGTCCTTGTCCATCTGGTCTACGCAACGCCCGAGGAAATCGCCGAGGTGCCTGAGGGGAAGGCCGTGGTGGTGAACCCGAGGGCAAACGCCTACTTTGTGGGGCGCCTCCCTGACGTCCCGGCGTTGTTGAGGCTGAAGCCGCTCTTGGGCACCGATAACGTGTTTATAAACGAGCCGGACATATGGGCCGAGATGAAGTTTCTACACGCCTATGCCAAAACTAGGGGGTGGCCTCTCGGCGAGAAGACAATACTACAGATGGCCACCACGTGGCCCTGGGAGAAACTACGTTGCGGCACCCCTCTGGAGGTCGGCGCTTCAATTAAGGCCATGGCGGTGGCTCTGCCCTACCCTACACATGATGTCTACAAGTTCCTCGTGAAGAGGGCTGGCGGGCAGGACGTCCTGGCCTTTATAGAGGGCGTCGAGGTGGTGTTTCAACACGAGCTCTAA